The DNA window CTGGCGTCTTTTCCTTCCAACCGAACCATATCGAGCGCGCCTCGCACGGCCTGTTGAACGTCGGCGGAACCGACCCCGCGCATACGCAGGCCGAAGGCGACATTATCGAACACGGTCAGGTGTGGGAAGAGCGCGTATGACTGAAAGACGAGATTCACAGGCCGGCGATTCGGCGGCACGCCGAGCATGGGATGGCCGTCGATGCGCAGATCGCCTTCATCCGGCTCTTCGAAGCCTGCCAACATGCGCAGCACGGACGTCTTTCCGGCTCCGCTGGGCCCCAAAATCGAAAAGAATTCTCCGCGCTCGACGGTAAAGGACACGCGGTCCACGGCCGTGACCGATCCATGCCGACGCACGAGGCTGCTGACCTCGATCGTCGGCCGAGAGACGGGGGCATGGAGCGATTCGGAAGAAGGGGGCACCGGCGGGGAGATATCCACCATCGAGGTCGGGGCCGGGCGCGTCGAAGGACGCGCGGACGGCCATCAATGGTCGAGCGGCATTTTCGAGCTGACGTCCCGCAGGTGCTTGCGGACGCGCACCTGATGCTCGTGCTTCCGGAGCAATTCCCGGCGAATGACGTCGCGGTCCTCCGCCACGATCCGCACCAAACGATCGTTATCCTCGGCGAACTCGCGAACCAGCTCGGACAGTTTCTGCACCTGGCGCTCGAGCCGCTCCAACCGCCACACCATCTCCTTCATCGGATTGGCCGCAGCCCCATCCTTCATCGTCGCCGGCAACGCGTTCTGTCGCTTCATGGTCACTCCTCCCTGATTCCGCTTGCGCCCACAGAGGCTCTCGTGAATCGTAGTATCAACCGAGTCCGGCATGAAGTCAATCATTCTGCTTTCTTCCTATTTGCAGACGGTCCTGCTAGAATCACCTTCCGATGCCGAACATTTTCACCATGATCCTCGCGGGCGGCAAAGGTGAGCGCCTGCATCCGCTGACGGAGCAACGAGCCAAACCGGCCGTGCCGTTCGGCGGGAAGTACCGCATCATCGATTTCACCCTCAGCAACTGTCTCAACTCGGGCCTGCGGCGGATCGCGGTCCTCATTCAATACAAGTCCCATTCGCTGGACCGGCATATCCGCACGGGCTGGAATATCCTCAACCCCGAGTTGCGCGAGTACATCGCCTCGGTCCCGCCGCAGCAACGCATCAGCGAAGATTGGTATCGCGGCACCGCCGATGCCGTCTATCAGAATCTGTTTCTCCTCGACGAGGACAAACCCGAATATTTGCTGATCCTCGCCGGCGACCACATCTATAAGATGAACTACGCCGACATGTACAACTTTCTGGTCGAAAAGCAGGCGGATGCCGTCGTCGGCGCCATCGAAACGCCGCTCGAGGATGCCAGCCGCTTCGGCGTGATCGGTGTGGACGAGGACCATCGCATCCTCCGCTTCGACGAAAAACCGGCGAACCCCACCCCCATTCCCACCGATTCGTCTCAGGCGTTCGTGTCGATGGGCATCTATCTGTTCCGAAGCGAGGTGGTGCGCGAGCAGCTCGTCCGGGACGCGCGCGAGGGCACGACGCACGACTTCGGCAAGAACATCATCCCGCGCATGATCAAGGAATGCCGCGTCTATGCCTTCAAATTCCAAGATGAGAACAAGAAGGACGTGAAGTACTGGCGGGACATCGGCACGCTCGACGCCTATTGGGAAGCCAACATGGACTTGGTCGACGTCGATCCCCTCTTCAATCTGTACGACGAGGCTTGGCCCATCCGAACCTATCAGGGGCAGTTTCCCCCGGCCAAGTTCGTCTTTGCGCAGGACTATCAGGGCGGCCGCATGGGGGTGGCGCTCGACTCCATCGTCTGCGGCGGCTGCATCATCTCGGGTGGGCGCGTGCAGAATTCCGTGCTCTCCCCGCATGTGCGTGTGCATGACCATGCCGACGTGCGGGAATCCGTCGTCATGGAAAACGTCGTGATCGGCGCCCACGCCAAGATCCGGCGCGCGATCATCGACAAGGACGTGATCATCCCGCCCAAGACGGAGATCGGCTTCGATCCGGCCGCCGACCGGCAACGATTCAAGGTGACCGATTCCGGCCTCGTGGTCATCTCCAAGGGAATGAAACTGCATGCCGCCGTCGATCCATCCGGTTGATCTGATCGAGACGCTCCGCAGCAAGCACCTGACCCCCGCGATCATTTTTCTGACCTCGAGACGCGCCTGCGACGAAGCCATGCAGGCCTTCGAGCGCAGCAACGTCCAACTCCCCTCGGTCCGGCAAGAACAAATCGCCGCCGTGCTGCGCCAGGTCACGGAACAATTCCCCAGCATCGCCGAACACCCGTTGATCGAAACCGTCCAGCGGATCGGCGTCGCGGCGCACCATGCCGGCCACCTTCCTTCGTGGAAAATCGCGGTGGAGGAGCTCATGCGGACCGGCTGCCTCGACGCGGTGTTCGCCACCACCACCCTCGCGGCCGGCGTCGATTTTCCGGCGCGCACGGTCGTCGTGACCCAATCGAGCATCAGGAAATCGCGCGACTTTACGGATCTGACCGTCAGCGAGATCCAGCAACTCGCGGGCCGGGCCGGCCGCCGCGGCAAAGACCTCGTCGGCTTCGCCGTGATCGCGCCTTCACCCTACATCGACCTCGCGGTCCTGACCAAAGGCTTGACAGGCCAGCCGGAAGCCATCGACAGCCAATTCGTCATCACCTATCCGATGGTGTTGAACCTCTTGAAGGCCCATCCGCTGGAACATATCCAGCCGATCCTTGCCAAGAGCTTCGCCCAGTTCCAATTAAACCAGCGCACCGAAGTGCTGGAACGGAAACTCGATACAATCCGAAAGGACATGGAACCGTTCGGGCCGCGGGTCTGCTCGGATTGGATCACACAGTGGCAGGTCTTCGACCAGGCCCGTCGACGCAAACACACGCGCCCTCAAACTCGCCGTCAGGAGCCGCCGGATGTGGCGGCCCGCTTACATTTCCTGACGCCCGGCCGGGTGGTCGGGCTCGTGCGCGGGCGCGGGATCGTACTGCGGCAATATCGCAGCAAGGGACAGCGCGCCCCGATGATCACCTTGATTCGCGAAGGCGGCGCCGTCAGCGAATGTCCCGCCTCGATCGTCACCCAGGTCTTCGACCGCACGTTCGAATGCGAGGAATCGCCGGTCTATCCCTGGTGTACGCCGGTCACGCTCGATCGGCTGATTCACCAGCTCGGCGATTTGCCGCCGCGCCTCCCGTTATTGCCGATTCTGGTCCAGCCGGAAGAGGACATCCCGTTGGACAGTTCGATCATTCAAACGCTGGGCGATTTCACCTGCCCCGCCTGCCCGTCACGGCAGGCCTGCCAGAAAGATTTCGCGCAGGCTTCTAGATTGCGCCAG is part of the Nitrospiraceae bacterium genome and encodes:
- the glgC gene encoding glucose-1-phosphate adenylyltransferase, with translation MPNIFTMILAGGKGERLHPLTEQRAKPAVPFGGKYRIIDFTLSNCLNSGLRRIAVLIQYKSHSLDRHIRTGWNILNPELREYIASVPPQQRISEDWYRGTADAVYQNLFLLDEDKPEYLLILAGDHIYKMNYADMYNFLVEKQADAVVGAIETPLEDASRFGVIGVDEDHRILRFDEKPANPTPIPTDSSQAFVSMGIYLFRSEVVREQLVRDAREGTTHDFGKNIIPRMIKECRVYAFKFQDENKKDVKYWRDIGTLDAYWEANMDLVDVDPLFNLYDEAWPIRTYQGQFPPAKFVFAQDYQGGRMGVALDSIVCGGCIISGGRVQNSVLSPHVRVHDHADVRESVVMENVVIGAHAKIRRAIIDKDVIIPPKTEIGFDPAADRQRFKVTDSGLVVISKGMKLHAAVDPSG